A genomic region of Cryptococcus gattii WM276 chromosome F, complete sequence contains the following coding sequences:
- a CDS encoding NADH-ubiquinone oxidoreductase mitochondrial precursor, putative (Similar to TIGR gene model, INSD accession AAW44102.1) has protein sequence MIRPLLYLLLALSLFLPPTMASRTPLLALRAARAVRAPVRSLSVSARRLQEPSVAPFKEPVGVNPAKAVAGAQTALHEYGQYILNSLPRYVQQFSVYKDELTLYIPPQAVIPVFTFLRDHTQCQYRQVVDITAVDFPTKPSRFEVVYHLLSHAHQSRIRVKTYADEVTAVPSVVGLFNGANWFEREVWDMYGIFFEGHPDLRRILTDYGFEGFPLRKDFPLTGYTEVRYDDEKKRVVYEPLQLTQAFRNFNDAASPWEQVGGGDPAVKPEEYKIPPPPEPKKEEKK, from the exons ATGATTCGTCCACTGCTCTACCTCTTACTCGCgctctccctcttcctcccccCCACAATGGCCAGCAGAACCCCCCTCCTCGCCCTCCGCGCGGCCCGTGCTGTGCGTGCGCCCGTCCGATCGCTCTCCGTGTCCGCGCGCCGGCTGCAGGAGCCGTCTGTTGCGCCCTTCAAGGAGCCGGTCGGCGTGAACCCCGCCAAGGCAGTGGCCGGGGCCCAGACCGCGCTGCACGAGTACGGGCAGTACATCCTCAACTCCCTCCCCCGCTACGTGCAGCAGTTCTCCGTCTACAAGGACGAGCTCACCCTCTACATCCCCCCCCAGGCGGTCATCCCCGTCTTCACCTTCCTCAGGGACCACACCCAGTGCCAGTACCGCCAGGTCGTCGACATCACCGCAGTCGACTTCCCCACAAAGCCCAGCAGGTTCGAG GTCGTCTACCACCTGCTCTCCCACGCCCACCAGTCCCGCATCCGCGTCAAGACCTACGCCGACGAGGTCACCGCCGTCCCCTCCGTCGTCGGCTTGTTCAATGGCGCCAACTGGTTCGAACGTGAGGTCTGGGATATGTACGGCATCTTCTTCGAGGGCCACCCCGATCT GCGACGTATCTTGACCGACTATGGATTCGAGGGCTTCCCTCTGCGGAAAGACTTTCCCCTTACC GGCTACACAGAGGTCCGATACGATGACGAAAAGAAGCGAGTCGTCTATGAACCCCTTCAACTCACCCAGGCGTTTAGAAACTTTAACGATGCCGCTTCTCCTTGGGAGCAAGTCGGTGGTGGTGATCCCGCGGTCAAGCCTGAAGAGTACAAAATCCCCCCGCCCCCAGAGCccaagaaggaggagaaaaagTAG
- a CDS encoding uncharacterized protein (Similar to SGTC gene model, INSD accession EAL20334.1) encodes MYLLTLLPLILAASPPTPLTFASFPSPSPIPIPTLIGLDERCNLGCGGPDESPTTAIVTTILPTSVPCSLPTLPTLTSTSTIYATETITSTITIKGTVYIIEYEYEPTPTPTSVVYSAPVESALALTVSWMSFWVGDTSHGDTTTTATAAAATTDGGDGDGWTHVKNTNVADGSGISTSINGWDSGTNVTADSGYGWTNWSSARRMVDPSPGKIKLGWVVVVTASWWMGLVGGGEGAGGGGMMGFL; translated from the coding sequence ATGTACCTACTAACCCTCCTCCCACTCATTTTAGCCGCATCACCCCCTACCCCTTTGACCTTTGCTTCTTTtccatccccatcccccatccccatccccacTTTGATTGGGCTGGACGAACGCTGCAACCTGGGGTGCGGCGGTCCGGACGAATCCCCGACAACTGCGATCGTCACCACCATCCTCCCCACCTCTGTCCCCTGCTCCCTCCCCACCCTCCCCACCctcacctccacctccacGATCTACGCTACAGAGACGATCACATCCACCATCACGATCAAAGGCACAGTGTACATCATCGAGTACGAGTACGAGCCTACGCCGACGCCGACGTCTGTGGTGTATTCCGCCCCGGTGGAGAGTGCGCTGGCGTTGACGGTGAGTTGGATGAGTTTTTGGGTGGGGGATACGTCTCATGGAGATACGACGACGACGGCGacggcggcggcggcgaCGACGgatggaggagatggagatggatggaCACACGTGAAGAATACAAATGTCGCTGATGGATCTGGAATCTCTACCTCTATAAACGGTTGGGACTCGGGCACAAACGTCACGGCAGACAGCGGATATGGCTGGACAAATTGGAGTTCAGCGAGAAGAATGGTGGATCCTAGTCCCGGAAAGATAAAACTCGGCtgggtggtggtggtcACTGCCTCCTGGTGGATGGGGTTggttggaggaggagaaggggcGGGAGGGGGAGGGATGATGGGTTTTTTGTGA